The genomic region ATCTTCTGTAGCTTCAGATGAGTGTTTCAgtcttgataaaaaatttacatcCTGTGATTCACAGCCAGCAGTTTCAAGTGATGCAATAGATGAGGATCTGGTTGCTGCGACACAGCATATGAATATAAATGAAAGGGAggagaaagatgaaaaaacAGAAGAGGAGGGTTCTGGAAATGTTTTTGATAAAAGTGTTGCTGCTGAAGCTCCCCAAGAAGATTCTGTATCTGGGGCTGAAACTGAAAGCTTTATATCTGCGGCTGAGGAGATAGATTATAACATTGATATTGTTGTTAGTTCAGCTGAATCTGAAGCAAGTACAAGATCAAATATTGAGAGGCAAGATAGTGATGCTCAGATGTACTCTGCTTCCCCTTCTAATCTAGAACATATAAGTGGGTTTGGCTTCACATTTGCTGCATCTTCTTCTGCTCAAAGTCAACTATCATCATCAAAACGCCaccagaaaaagaagaatttggCTAAAATTGCTTTTGATTCTCCTAATTCTAGTTTGAATGTGAGAATCCCTTATGCATCATCCTCTGTACAGTTGTCTCCTTACCCTGGAGCTTCATTGCATGTGTTCCCTGGGCAAGACCAGAAACCAGATGTATCTACTTTGCAAAGCAAGGTTGGAGAGAACTCTGTGGTGGACAAAGGACCTAAGGTCAAGCATGAGCCTTATTTGACTGGTGCAAGGACTGCAGCTCAGGAATCATGCGAAAAGTGGCGATTAAGGTTATTAAGTTTTTGATAATTTACCTTCATTCTTTTAAAAAGTTCTATTTTCTGAGTagattaattgtttttatgcTCTTATAGATCATACTTGATCCATCTTGTAATTTGATGATGTGACCTCCATTCATGCTTGATTTCCCTCTACTGATGAATCCATTTTGTTTAACTGACATATATCAGGGGAAACCAAGCCTATGCTAATGGGGATTCATCCAAAGCCGAGGAATATTACACGCAAGGGATAAATTGTATTACTCCGAATGAGACATCAAGAAGCTGTCTTCAGGCATTGATGCTGTGCTATAGCAACCGTGCTGCTACACGTATGTCTCTTGGAAGAATGAAAGATGCAGTAGGAGATTGTATGATGGCGGTCGCAATAGATCCAAACTTTTCTAGGGTTCAGCTTAGATTGGCAAAGTAAGGCTCTACATTTGTTTCCTTTGCTTTAATTTGAGCCACTGCTGTTCTGGAGTTGTATGTATTTCTGATTCAAAACtacaaattcttttctatACTAACCTTATtcaagataaagaaaaaaaattttgttttgaagtcTTTGTTGCATGAGGATTTATAAGTATTTGTTTCAAATTGTTCACAGTCGCTGCTTTGGTGCTCATTTTGAAACTTAACCTTTCCATTTGATTGCCCTTTTGAAGTGATTAAGATATGTCATTTTGTGCAGTTAAATTACCAACtacattttccattttctaCATAATCTATTTTAGTTTGGAATTAATATTTCTCTTCATTGTTATCCAGTTATTATTGTTACGCAGTTAGTTTTATATTAATTTGCTTGTCAGTGCTATGATTTAAAGTGCAATGCTGGGTTGATTGTTGTTTGTTATTGGCTTTCTCTTTGCTCTTCTAACTTGGGCttcttccttatttcttttccttcaagTTGCTACCTTGCCCTTGGGGAAGTTGAAAATGCAATGCAATATTTCACGAAGTGCTTACAATCTGGAAGTGATATTTGTGTGGACCGAAAAATTGCTGTACAAGCCTCTGATGGCTTACAAAAGGCACAGgtacttattattattattattattatttgagaGGAACTAGTAACTTTTCAGTATTCCTTTATTCAAGTCTATTTGGTCTGTGTTAATTGTAACATTAATTAGGATTTACAATTTATTCTTTAGATCCATAAagatcaataaaattttgaaatagatCCAAGTGAACAAACTCATCTAGTCTTCGTTTGAGCTCATGCTACTGAGTAGCCCATCTTCTTTGAATTATGGTTGCATATAGGTAAGTATGTTGtggtttaaattttcaatggatTTTTGAAGCCAAATAAAAATGTTCCATTGCAGAAATTGAAGCTGAGCCAAGTCCTAGTCACTTGAAAGGATGAAActaaattgaattgaaaagtttagTTTAGTTTGATTTTTCCACTCGTTTAGGATCTTAAACTACATGAGCCCAAATTTTATGTACTGGATCAAGAAAATGTGCCTTAGCTTctcatatataatatattattgcAATCAGATTAATACAACTGTCAATGATTATATAGCAAATATATATACTCCTGGTAAGCAAATAATTTCCAGTGCATCTGCAAATGAGTCCAAAATTTTGTCTTCAGGGTTTAAGGAGCCAGGGCGCTTTGAACAAGTATAAGAGCTTGACCCTTCTTATTTTCAATTGTTGCTCCCAAATCCACTATATGTGACATAGTGGAACCTTTTATCTTTTGGTTGGAAAGAGCTTGGTCATTGAAGGAGATGCTCTTCTTCTCCAAAAGGAGTTCAGTTGATCATAGCTGCCCCTGCCTAATCTCTCGATGATCCTCATCTAGGAGGAATTGAGAGATTTCAACTTTCTTGAAAATCTTATGTGTTTCTTTTACCAATGATGGATGAAAATAATACATCAATCAGCAGCTTCAGCGGCAAAGGTgatgttgaaattaaaaagtagTGGACTACTAAAGGAAGCTTAATGCTTCCACATAGACAACTTTAAAGACGTAATGATGCATCTTAAAGTGTTAGAAACATTGTTATTCTCTATTATCAACCTCTGtgcttaaattaattaaattcctGGCTATATGCTGTTTTTCAGGAGTTTAATTGCTATTTGCTATATCATGGACCCAGACATGTCTGAATTAAAACTTTCTTGCAAAaacatcctttttttttctatgtcTGCATGGGTCTTTGCATGTGTGTGAGTATCTGGTGGTGGTGGGAGTTTACATTTTGGAAATTTGATATCATTAGCAGGTGGAAGGTGTATATTATGGACCCAGACACTTCTGAATTAAAAACGTTTTTGCAAAATCATCCCTTTTTTTCTGTGTATTAGTCTGTGCATGTGCATGCATATCTGGTGGTGGTGGGGGTATACATTTTGGAAATTTGATAGCATTATCAAGGGGAAGGTGTATAATTATCTTGATATCCCCCTTTTCCTGCAttgtatatttaattttagctttgatggatttaatgatacttttttttttgtttttatgttttcttcCTCCTTTCTTTAAATAGTTTCTTAACCTTGATAAATGTTCAGAGctttttcaaattgtttatttttcagCTTCACTCTGTTGATTTATTTGCAGTGATGATAATAATGTGACTGATGAGTGTTTTCCTCTCTGGCAGAAAGTGTCTGAATGCATGCATCAGTCGACTGAACTTTTGCAAGGGAGAACATCTGATGATGCAGAGAGTGCTCTGAAATTAATTGCCGAGTCCTTGCAGATTAGCTTGTACTCAGAAAAATTGCTTGAAATGAAAGCAGAGGCCCTTTTCATTGTATGTGTATTTTTGTTGATATATAATTGTCTAAATGAGAAACTTCTGAAAGTTGATAGTTTACTGTCTATTTAAGCATATGTTAAATCACAGGAAGATTGTTTGGAATTGTAATAACATTTTTGCAATCTGGCAGCTGCGCAAATATGAAGAGGTAATTCAGCTGTGCGAGCAAACATTTGATTCTGCTGAAAAGAATTCTCTTTCATTCAATATCAATGGGCAACTGGCCAATCTGGATGGTTCTGGATTATCAAAGGACTCTACATTTAGAAGTTGGCGGTGTTGCCTGATCTTCAAATCTTACTTTCATCTAGGAAAGCTTGAAGAAGCTATTGCTTCACTGGAGAAGCAAGAAGAATTGCAATCTGCTACAGATAGGTAAATTCACTGCCTTCTCAttcaaaatattctaatttatGTGATGGAGTACAATAATTGTTGCACATTTCTCAGTCTGTCCAGGGATGGAAGCAACAGTTTGGAATCATCAATTCCATTGACTGGTACTGTTCATGAGCTCTTACGTCATAAGGTATTTCCTTGATATGCTTTTAACTCTAAGAAACATTTTATGCAGAGTTATGCACAACATTGTGCTTTTGTTGGTGTGAttggcatttttttttttctgtgaGGCAGTGGGATTGACTTTTGAGTGCTGCAACTCATAGGTACATATAAAAGCATTATTCCTTTACATGCTTATAGGGGATTTCAAAAACATATTGCTACCTAAATTGGTGGGATTCACATTGAGTAATATTTCATTGGAAATTGCTTTTGCTATTTGCTTTCAGAAGTATAAGGCAAAAAGATGTGTTTGGATACAAAAGCAAACAATGTTtatggaaaattaaaaattttaaaaatagttgtTTTTGGATAAATGCATGATTTAACTGCTATATAGAacaattatatcaaaattggTGTTGTGTGTTGATCAATTGTTCATTTTGAATCAATtaggatttttctttctcctgtattctttttttttttttgggtatgcATCTTTCTAGTGTCTCTTTTACTTTATAGCAACTTTTGAGGAAATAAAAGGCTAGTACTGAGAAGTTGTAACAGCAACATCCAAATGGTGCCTAGAAAATTTGTGCCAtccattacctttcaactctaaatgttatttctttctttttgtcagAAGTCTGATAATGCTTTGTGGTGTatagattaaaattttgatataaatgcAATTATTTCTTTAATCTCCAGGCTGCAGGGAATGAAGCATTTCAATCAGGAAGACACTCAGAAGCTGTTGAACATTATACTGCTGCTTTATCTTGCAATGTGGAGTCACGGCCTTTTGCAGctatttgtttttgcaatcGTGCTGCTGCATACAAAGCACTGGGCCAAGTCACTGATGCTATTGCTGATTGCAGCCTTGCCATAGCACTTGATGGCAATTATTTGAAGGTTTTTCTCCAAACTGATAAAGGCATAATTTCTGTATGGTTTAACATAATTGTCACAGGCTAAGACATATGCCCTATAGCCCGTCCACTTTGTtatgcatgatgaatgattaTTAAACTTGCTTCTCTTTAAGTCATGCTTTAGGACATTTAAGACTGTGACTTGTGCCTCCTAGCACTTTAGTTTTCAAATTCAGTTAGTTAAtgctgttttcttttctttccttttttcttttggaactTCTTATCGCTTTGTTCTTGCCTTGCTGGTACACACAAGTGAAAATGCATCTACCAAATGCCTTTTCTAGAACTTTTGCTTATCTGTTGCTTAAAATGGGGTAAATTTCTTGTTCTCTTGTTTGTTAAAAACAATATATGTTATCCAGAAGTTTCTTACATATGGCAGAGTAATCTCAGCATCATATTGTGTTGTATGGATCTCAAAAATAGGTATTTGGCAGCTATGGAAAGTGATTGTACAAATTTTGTACTTTGGGTTATCTATTTTACAGATTGCTTTTTAGACATCTATTGCAAACTTTCAATCCTTGCAGATGTTGCTTTCTGAATGATTGGAGCCCTTGGGCTGCATTATTTGTTGTATGTTTATTTACTTTCAGTGCATTTTCCCTGTCCCTATTATTTTCTATGGGCATTTCTTcatgattttaattattgtttgtttaccccatgaattaatttagttttctATTTGATGGCATCATAAAAAGATGTGTGAGACATTTATTCATTTGATTATGTAACTAATTAATCTGTAGATTTGATAGGTAGCTATGTTAAtctgatttttcatttttgctcATGCCTATGTCATGCTCATTGGACACTTCATAATTGAAATGAGTACGAGGATATAACCCTCagaataaaaggaaaacttACATAAACATTTGAATGTACTTGTGTAGGACATGTACACAACCATTCTTGAGCCCAAGTCCAAACAATATAGGTGGTCAGAATTTGTGTGAAATCCACAcatgattttaaaatgatgTCTGTGGAGAgttctttttttccaaaaaatatCTATTCATTTTGGAGAAATTTTGTTGTCTTCTAGACAATAACTTTCTTGGTAACAAATTTGTTTGTGCGCACTTTTGCAGGCAATTTCTAGACGAGCCACTTTATATGAGATGATTAGAGACTATGGGCAAGCAGCCAATGATCTTGAAAgacttctttctcttctcatGAAGCAAATGGAGGCAAAGACCAATCAAATTGGAACCTCTGACAGATCAATGAACTTGGCAAATGACTTGAGACAAGCTCGTATGTGGCTTTCTGAAATTGAGGAAGAAGCCAAAAAGGAAATCCCTTTGGATTTGTACCTTATTTTGTAAGTTTCCAATGCATCATGGTCTATATGAACATGGATCTTTAGACTACTTTCTTCTTTGGCTTAATATCAAATCATTTGTTAGCTTTTCCTTtaggatttttcaaatattatttccattcatctttgtttttataaagattataaatttataaaaatttgataaatggttagtaaattataaattttgtgAAGGGagtttaaaaatttccattcaTCCTTGTTTTTAGCCAAATCCATTCATCTTTGTTGGACAACGTAATTGAAGAAATCTAGCAaggttttttatattttgttgtcTATTTGTCTTTCCCAGAGCCATATTTATGGATCATGGATTGTGGAACCATATTTGGATTAACAATAGCTCTTATTGTAATTGTAATGGCAGAGGGGTTGAACCATCTGTTTCAGCAGCAGAAATTAAGAGGGCATATCGGAAAGCTGCTCTTAGACATCATCCTGACAAGGTTTCTTATATCTGCTGCTATATGCATTTTATGAAGTTTGGTGCCAATCTGACAGGTTTTTATTTATGTAGGCTGTCCAATCCTTGGTAAGAAATGAACATGGAGATGACAAACTTTGGAAGGAGATTAGAGAAGAAGCCCACAAGGATGCTGACAAACTATTTAAGATAATTGGAGAGGCATATGCGGTACTTTCAGACCCTATCAAGGTATGTCTTATTCTCATTCTCTACGTCTATGCCTTGCTTTAGGTGCATTGTAATACCTTTATGTTTGTGGTGTATGGAACTATTTATTGCCAAGTAATTGCTAGCAAAGAGTGGTCAAGTTACTCCTAGATTAGGTTTGAGACTTGCTCAATGCAGAGGTGTGCGAGTCACCAGCATACTTTAAAAGGCAAACAATCTTGGACGGGGCCTTGTAGAGGCAGGACAGTGGAAGTCCAAGTCATTCAAATTGGCAGTTAATAGGAGATCCTAGGCAATGCATAGTGTGCCATTGGACATTTTGTCCAAcctaaacataaaaatgtaTCTTTCTTCACAACGGTTTCATATTTAAGTAATGCATTTAATAGGTTTTTCTGTATGAATTAAAAAGTGAAACAACAGTTGCATTTCCTTCCTCTGCTCTGCATATCATTCTGTCAGAAAGCCATATGATAACTGGCAGTCTAattgtttcttctttcatATTGCTTTGTTACTGGGCAAATATGGTGTTTATCTTGCAACAATGACTTTCTGCAGCGCTCAAGGTATGATCTTGAGGAAGAGATGAGGAGTTTGCAAAAGAAACGTACTGGAGGCACATCCAGAGCTGCTACAGATGCTCAAAGTTATTCATTTGATAGAAGTGGTAGTAGGCGACCATGGAGGGAGGTCTGGAGATCATATGGCTACTCAAGCTCCAAAGGATCAGAAGCCACTCGATCAAACAGATATTATTGACAATTGTGTGCCTACAGTTTGAAGAGATTCTTGAGATATCTGATGGAGTTATACAACGATGTTTAGCAGATTCAGACTTGGCTTAGGGACTCTGTGGAAAGGGAATTGACTCCAACCGCTGTCCAAGAATAGGTCCATACTTGCAGGATGCTATAcctgatgattcaaaaggctTGTTGAAAGTTCCGAGTAATGCCAGGTCCTAAAGAGATTTTTGGTTGAGGGTTTTTCTAACAGTTTGTGAATGGCTAAAAGCTTGAACTAACAAAGTTAAAAGTTTGCAAGTCTGAAAGACTTATGGTTTGAGGAAATGGTGTTCTTGTTAAGAAATatgggaaaagaaagaaacagaaaagagCTGGCTCTTTTCCATAATCTAACAGAGGAAAGTCTGGACATTGCAAATGTACGGATGACGTGTACAGACACATtgagataaataaattcagGCAAAGAGCTTCAGGGCTTTGCAGTTTTCTACCTCCGGCTGATTCCGGTTAAAGTGGGAGAGCAGTTTGTTTCTAAATTGGTCACAGGCTCAGAGAGAGAGTTgatatcaaaaaaaaaaatttctttatacTTTCCAGATTGATTGTTTGATTTCATTGCTTgttaatgaagagaaatggtgCTTTCCAAatgtattatatttataacacAAATCAAAGATGCTTGATTGTACAGTCTGCTATGAAAGGTGAAAGTTTGAATGAGAAGACCTTTCAATATGGGGCTTCACTCAATCATCATAATCTTTGGAATCTACCTTTGCTCATCTTTTTGGGTGTGATGTTATTTACcatttacaaaaaataattgtaaTCTGTTTGGTTTATATAAGATAAAGAAATTGTTCGAGTATTAGATACAAAATATAGCCCTATTAAAAATGCAACGTCCTTAACATAATATTTTGTGTATACTATGTTTGGACCGAGGATAGGGTAGTTATTGGC from Theobroma cacao cultivar B97-61/B2 chromosome 9, Criollo_cocoa_genome_V2, whole genome shotgun sequence harbors:
- the LOC18589904 gene encoding uncharacterized protein LOC18589904 isoform X1, giving the protein MSPALLDPGGAAPSTPKGQVSSVPFTVNSFGSFSVSQSKLSPEKMNPSSSFGVGGDFSSGFSNSTPNNPNFSFNTSSLQQPSGGLARPRLVKIRKQLNSHTLKSSGNLETRVGPGFNPFRPVSSVPHLNPSDGSGLGGNLDGGVVEKMSNLRIGKSCSFDDQSLVSKLPDYIRKLNIEDGLKVNQSNENDGNVGSCGGRGVETEKLPNELRSKLNIKGSEDVDGGAKKDFVFKGSGKSSDSLVGSSTDSLHDGIKNSNIKGSHDSNANERDGFVSRSSKITSHLGREREKVLSTEMERKLNIGSLMGDSTGQTDRGFSSSLVFEKDVQTEKLGDKKLHEFGKSVHRKSTFQVATPGLYPSSKVPMDQLINDIGPGEAAASTTLFSSSSMHFQPGANVFGMTSDQPDKKDEFGFTAKQDRIETPFVEFKTPNPRTNIFSGLNKKLEFNAKREAGTSTKVKKRKGKLKQPAPVQLRHGQDFVSSKTTPQDNAEAPESYSPMDVSPYQETLADTQCSRESSVASDECFSLDKKFTSCDSQPAVSSDAIDEDLVAATQHMNINEREEKDEKTEEEGSGNVFDKSVAAEAPQEDSVSGAETESFISAAEEIDYNIDIVVSSAESEASTRSNIERQDSDAQMYSASPSNLEHISGFGFTFAASSSAQSQLSSSKRHQKKKNLAKIAFDSPNSSLNVRIPYASSSVQLSPYPGASLHVFPGQDQKPDVSTLQSKVGENSVVDKGPKVKHEPYLTGARTAAQESCEKWRLRGNQAYANGDSSKAEEYYTQGINCITPNETSRSCLQALMLCYSNRAATRMSLGRMKDAVGDCMMAVAIDPNFSRVQLRLANCYLALGEVENAMQYFTKCLQSGSDICVDRKIAVQASDGLQKAQKVSECMHQSTELLQGRTSDDAESALKLIAESLQISLYSEKLLEMKAEALFILRKYEEVIQLCEQTFDSAEKNSLSFNINGQLANLDGSGLSKDSTFRSWRCCLIFKSYFHLGKLEEAIASLEKQEELQSATDSLSRDGSNSLESSIPLTGTVHELLRHKAAGNEAFQSGRHSEAVEHYTAALSCNVESRPFAAICFCNRAAAYKALGQVTDAIADCSLAIALDGNYLKAISRRATLYEMIRDYGQAANDLERLLSLLMKQMEAKTNQIGTSDRSMNLANDLRQARMWLSEIEEEAKKEIPLDLYLILGVEPSVSAAEIKRAYRKAALRHHPDKAVQSLVRNEHGDDKLWKEIREEAHKDADKLFKIIGEAYAVLSDPIKRSRYDLEEEMRSLQKKRTGGTSRAATDAQSYSFDRSGSRRPWREVWRSYGYSSSKGSEATRSNRYY
- the LOC18589904 gene encoding uncharacterized protein LOC18589904 isoform X2 → MSNLRIGKSCSFDDQSLVSKLPDYIRKLNIEDGLKVNQSNENDGNVGSCGGRGVETEKLPNELRSKLNIKGSEDVDGGAKKDFVFKGSGKSSDSLVGSSTDSLHDGIKNSNIKGSHDSNANERDGFVSRSSKITSHLGREREKVLSTEMERKLNIGSLMGDSTGQTDRGFSSSLVFEKDVQTEKLGDKKLHEFGKSVHRKSTFQVATPGLYPSSKVPMDQLINDIGPGEAAASTTLFSSSSMHFQPGANVFGMTSDQPDKKDEFGFTAKQDRIETPFVEFKTPNPRTNIFSGLNKKLEFNAKREAGTSTKVKKRKGKLKQPAPVQLRHGQDFVSSKTTPQDNAEAPESYSPMDVSPYQETLADTQCSRESSVASDECFSLDKKFTSCDSQPAVSSDAIDEDLVAATQHMNINEREEKDEKTEEEGSGNVFDKSVAAEAPQEDSVSGAETESFISAAEEIDYNIDIVVSSAESEASTRSNIERQDSDAQMYSASPSNLEHISGFGFTFAASSSAQSQLSSSKRHQKKKNLAKIAFDSPNSSLNVRIPYASSSVQLSPYPGASLHVFPGQDQKPDVSTLQSKVGENSVVDKGPKVKHEPYLTGARTAAQESCEKWRLRGNQAYANGDSSKAEEYYTQGINCITPNETSRSCLQALMLCYSNRAATRMSLGRMKDAVGDCMMAVAIDPNFSRVQLRLANCYLALGEVENAMQYFTKCLQSGSDICVDRKIAVQASDGLQKAQKVSECMHQSTELLQGRTSDDAESALKLIAESLQISLYSEKLLEMKAEALFILRKYEEVIQLCEQTFDSAEKNSLSFNINGQLANLDGSGLSKDSTFRSWRCCLIFKSYFHLGKLEEAIASLEKQEELQSATDSLSRDGSNSLESSIPLTGTVHELLRHKAAGNEAFQSGRHSEAVEHYTAALSCNVESRPFAAICFCNRAAAYKALGQVTDAIADCSLAIALDGNYLKAISRRATLYEMIRDYGQAANDLERLLSLLMKQMEAKTNQIGTSDRSMNLANDLRQARMWLSEIEEEAKKEIPLDLYLILGVEPSVSAAEIKRAYRKAALRHHPDKAVQSLVRNEHGDDKLWKEIREEAHKDADKLFKIIGEAYAVLSDPIKRSRYDLEEEMRSLQKKRTGGTSRAATDAQSYSFDRSGSRRPWREVWRSYGYSSSKGSEATRSNRYY